The Dendropsophus ebraccatus isolate aDenEbr1 unplaced genomic scaffold, aDenEbr1.pat pat_scaffold_879_ctg1, whole genome shotgun sequence genome includes a window with the following:
- the LOC138780855 gene encoding putative surface protein SACOL0050, with the protein MSVATTDTPAAADTMSVATTDTPAAADTMSVATTDTPAAADTMSVATTDTPAAADTMSVATTDTPAAADTMSVATTDTPAAADTMSVATTDTPAAADTMSVATTDTPAAADTMSVATTDTLQLRTPCLWRPTDTPAAADTMSVATTDTPAAADTMSVATTDTPAAADTMSVATTDTPAAADTMSVATTDTPGSGGHHVLWRPLIPLQLRTPCLCRDH; encoded by the coding sequence CCACTGATACCCCTGCAGCGGCGGACACCATGTCTGTGGCGACCACTGATACCCCTGCAGCGGCGGACACCATGTCTGTGGCGACCACTGATACCCCTGCAGCGGCGGACACCATGTCTGTGGCGACCACTGATACCCCTGCAGCTGCGGACACCATGTCTGTGGCGACCACTGATACCCCTGCAGCGGCGGACACCATGTCTGTGGCGACCACTGATACCCCTGCAGCTGCGGACACCATGTCTGTGGCGACCACTGATACCCCTGCAGCGGCGGACACCATGTCTGTGGCGACCACTGATACCCCTGCAGCGGCGGACACCATGTCTGTGGCGACCACTGATACCCTGCAGCTGCGGACACCATGTCTGTGGCGACCCACTGATACCCCTGCAGCGGCGGACACCATGTCTGTGGCGACCACTGATACCCCTGCAGCGGCGGACACCATGTCTGTGGCGACCACTGATACCCCTGCAGCGGCGGACACCATGTCTGTGGCGACCACTGATACCCCTGCAGCTGCGGACACCATGTCTGTGGCGACCACTGATACCCCTGGCAGCGGCGGACACCATGTCCTGTGGCGACCACTGATACCCCTGCAGCTGCGGACACCATGTCTGTGCCGGGACCACtga